A genomic region of Candidatus Zixiibacteriota bacterium contains the following coding sequences:
- a CDS encoding GNAT family N-acetyltransferase, translating into MAEEKKKKEVFLTTPSLVGKKMYLRTATAEDVVNFQKWRLLGEPQSMSCRMASLITPAQAAERYAKKEAPFDNLELAVVLKKDHILVGKAVSFDYNHLNRSAELGLIIDPDEHEKGYGKEALHLLYKYLFKQRGLYKVYAQTAEFNKPAMKLLESLRFKKDATLRNHYFYDGSFHAGLIYSLLLSEFE; encoded by the coding sequence ATGGCTGAGGAGAAAAAAAAGAAAGAGGTGTTTCTCACCACTCCTTCACTAGTCGGCAAAAAAATGTACTTGAGGACAGCAACCGCTGAAGACGTAGTAAACTTTCAGAAGTGGCGACTGCTTGGTGAACCGCAGTCAATGAGCTGTCGAATGGCCAGCCTGATTACTCCCGCTCAGGCCGCAGAGAGATACGCAAAGAAAGAAGCCCCCTTCGATAACCTGGAACTTGCGGTAGTCCTCAAAAAGGATCACATTCTTGTTGGCAAAGCAGTATCTTTCGATTACAATCACCTCAACCGTTCTGCCGAACTGGGACTGATAATCGATCCCGATGAACATGAGAAGGGGTACGGCAAGGAGGCGTTGCATTTACTCTACAAGTATCTCTTCAAACAACGCGGTCTGTACAAGGTCTATGCCCAGACGGCGGAGTTTAACAAACCGGCTATGAAGTTACTTGAGAGTCTGAGATTTAAGAAAGACGCCACACTGCGTAATCACTATTTCTACGACGGTAGCTTTCACGCCGGACTGATCTATTCCCTGCTTCTCTCCGAGTTCGAATAA